From the Panthera leo isolate Ple1 chromosome C1, P.leo_Ple1_pat1.1, whole genome shotgun sequence genome, one window contains:
- the LOC122225952 gene encoding LOW QUALITY PROTEIN: bolA-like protein 2 (The sequence of the model RefSeq protein was modified relative to this genomic sequence to represent the inferred CDS: substituted 1 base at 1 genomic stop codon) codes for MWRLPEGQAAWALAQLLEKVSILPPVFVAAYPTTPNLYLTVTGKEAAQTTLDFLQLSXEHLLRQKQQQDLEAVSVEAEDTTPNHCTSSFQVLVVSAKFKGKLLLQKHGLVNRCLAEELLYIHAFEQKTLTPEQWAYEWHK; via the exons ATGTGGAGACTGCCTGAGGGCCAGGCAGCCTGGGCTTTAGCTCAGCTACTTGAGAAGGTCTCCATCTTGCCCCCTGTCTTTGTTGCTGCCTATCCTACCACCCCCAACCTCTACCTCACAGTCACAGGAAAAGAGGCAGCTCAGACT ACACTTGACTTTCTCCAACTTTCCTGAGAACACCTGCTGAGGCA AAAACAGCAGCAGGACCTGGAGGCAGTGTCTGTGGAAGCGGAAGATACTACTCCCAACCATTGCACGTCCAGCTTCCAAGTTTTAGTGGTGTCAGCCAAGTTCAAGGGGAAGCTGCTGCTTCAGAAACATGGGCTGGTAAACAGGTGCCTAGCAGAAGAGCTCCTGTACATCCATGCCTTTGAGCAAAAAACCCTGACCCCAGAGCAGTGGGCCTATGAGTGGCATAAATGA